The following are encoded in a window of Vespa crabro chromosome 2, iyVesCrab1.2, whole genome shotgun sequence genomic DNA:
- the LOC124433030 gene encoding waprin-Phi2, whose protein sequence is MYSKTHILLFCLCLMVIATAGQLSSKPGFCPLKSTIDKCMPRCVSDYQCSSNQKCCPNKCGSTSCTSSSAVNTGNGSKGSSNSGTVICGGVTCRTQEKCQFDRNTKREKCVRG, encoded by the exons ATGTACA gCAAAACTCACATTCTCCTTTTTTGCTTATGTTTGATGGTAATTGCAACAGCAGGACAGCTTTCCa GTAAACCTGGATTCTGTCCTCTAAAAAGTACCATCGACAAATGCATGCCTAGATGCGTTAGTGACTATCAATGCTCAAGTAATCAAAAATGTTGTCCTAATAAATGTGGTTCTACATCTTGTACCTCGTCGAGTGCAGTTAACACTGGTAATGGTTCCAAAGGCTCGTCAAaca gCGGAACCGTTATATGTGGTGGTGTAACATGTAGAACTCAAGAAAAGTGTCAATTCGATCGCAATACTAAACGAGAGAAATGTGTCCGAGGTTGA